AGGCTGGAAAGAAATCGAATACGAGGTCATGCGGGACGCAAATGATACGTGCATCATCGTGTGCAATATGGAAAATTTGGACCCGGTAGGTATTCATACGGGGGACAGTATTGTCGTCGCGCCATCTCAGACGCTGACAGATCGCCAGTACCAAATGCTGCGCAGCGTATCAACGAAAGTGATTCGTTCACTAGGAGTAGTAGGCGGTTGCAATATTCAATTTGCGCTTGATCCGAATTCCGATCGGTACGTGCTGATCGAAGTAAATCCTCGCGTCAGTCGTTCCAGTGCGTTGGCGTCCAAAGCAACAGGTTATCCAATCGCGCGGATCGCTGCCAAGCTCGCATTGGGCTACGGACTGGATGAGGTGCTCAATCCAATCACGGGCTATACGTACGCTAGCTTTGAACCAACGCTGGACTACATCGTTGTCAAAATCCCGCGCTTCCCGTTTGACAAATTCCCGCTGGCAGACCGCAAGCTGGGGACGCAAATGAAAGCGACTGGTGAGGTCATGTCGATCGCCCGCAATCTGGAAGCAGGACTTTTGAAGGCAGTGCGTTCCCTGGAACAAGGCTGCACACATTTGACTCGACCAGAGCTGGCATCTTGGACGCGTGAGGAGCTTGCCCATTCCTTGCAGGAAGCGACAGATATCAGACTGTTTGTTTTTGCCGAGGCGATCCGCAAAGGTTTTACAGAAAGTGAGCTGCACAGTCTGACTGGTGTCGATCCGTTTTTCTTGCGGAGCTTGCGTAAAATCGTGGACTTGGAAGTAGAGCTATCTTGCCACCATAGCAAAACATTGACCCCAGAGCTGTTGTCAGAAGCAAAACGTCGCGGGTTTGCCGATGAAACCATTGCTTCACTGGTGGGTGCCACACCTGACCAAATCAAATCACTTCGTCAAGAATTGGGCATTACGCCTACTTATAAAATCGTGGACACTTGTGCAGCAGAATTTGATGCCCAAACCCCTTACTACTATTCGGATTGGCAAGGAATAGATGAGGTCGAGTCACTGTCTGGCCGCAAAGTTCTGGTACTTGGCTCAGGTCCTATACGCATTGGTCAGGGAATCGAATTTGACTATTGCTCTGTGCATGCAGCCAAAGCACTTCAGGCAAGCGGTATTGCGGCAGTCGTTGTGAACAACAACCCAGAGACGGTCAGCACTGACTATGAAACTGCCGACCATCTTTATTTTGAACCGCTTCACGTAGAAGACGTGCTGCATATCGCAGAACGTGAACAGGTTGAGGGCGTCATGATTCAGTTCGGTGGTCAAACCGCGATTAATCTGGCAGCCAAGCTGGAGCGCGCGGGGCAAAACGTAATGGGTACGTCACTTACAGCCATCGAACGTGCGGAGGACCGCGAGCTGTTCTACGCGATGCTACGCAAGCTGGACATTCCGCATATCCCCGGTAAAGGAGTATCGTCCTTGGAGGATGCGACCGCGATAGCGGAGGAAATCGGCTTCCCTGTTTTGATGCGACCCTCGTACGTCATCGGCGGGCAAGGTATGGTAGTTGTCCACAATATCGACGAGCTGCGAGCTACCATTCAAGACTGGTTGAACCATCCGGACATGAGCATGTTTTTCCCGCTCCTCGTGGATAAATACGTTCCAGGCAAGGAAGCAGAAGTAGATGCGGTATGCGACGGACAATCTGTTATCATCCCAGGGATTTTCCAGCATGTGGAGAGGGCGGGCATCCACTCAGGCGACAGTGTAGCCTTGTTCCCGGCTCCTCATCTGACGGATGACATCAAGCAAAAAATCGCGAGCTATACAGAAGCAATCGCGAGGGAAATGGAAGCGGTCGGGTTAATCAATATCCAGTTCGTCATTGATGGCGAAACGGTTTATGTACTGGAGGTAAATCCTCGTGCTTCACGGACCGTACCGATTACGAGCAAAGTGACTGGCATCCCGATGGTTCAACTGGCGGTTCGCGCACAATTGGGTGAAAAGCTTTTGGATATGGGCTACGGTACAGGGCTTTTGCCAGAGATTCCGTTTGCAGTCGTCAAGGCACCGGTTTTCTCCACGATCAAGCTGAACGGCGTAGACCCGGTACTAGGTCCAGAGATGAAATCGACGGGCGAAGTTCTCGGCTTGGGGCATTCTTTCGAAGAGGCAGCAGGCAAAGCCTTTGCTTTCAAAGACAATTTGTACGGCGACTGGCAAAAAGGTCAGTTGGTCATGATTTCTTTGGCAGATGGAGATAAGCAGGATGGCGTAAGAGAGTTGATTGGGCAAATTCAAGCAGACGGTGCCAATCTGGCGGCGACTCCGGGAACGGCCGAGTGGCTGAAAAACGAAGGAATTGTCGTGAAGCATATCGTGGCAGATGAAGCGGCGTGGATCGAGCTGTTGCAAGAGGAAGAAGCGGCCTTCGCTCTCGTTACTGCGACGAAAGGCAATCGTCAGGGCCGGACAGGATTTGCCCTGCGAAGCCGGATGGTACAACAAGGTGTGCCATTGTTCTTTGCTGTCGATACGTTCGAGTTATACGTGAAGTCTATTATGAAGAAAAGAGGTGGCTCGCATGCAGCCAGTGAAGATATTGGAACACTTTCAAAACTTGCCGTTGCAAAAGCATAAAGGAAAGGACTTCCTACGCGTTGATGAATTCAACGGGGAAGAATTGATGGAGCTGCTCCATCTGTCTGCTCACGTCAAGCAATTGCAAAAGCTGGGACAGCCATTCCAGCCTTTGCAAGGCAAGACGCTGGGGATGATCTTTGACAAGGCTTCGACCCGCACGCGCGTCTCTTTTGAAGTAGGGATGCATCAGTTGGGTGGCCTGGGGATGTTCATGAGCGGAAAAGAGCTGCAGCTCGGACGCGGGGAGCCGATCAGCGACACAGCAAAAGTTCTGTCTCGGTACGTGGATGCCATCATGATTCGCACTTTCTCCCACTCCTATGTAGAAGAGCTTGCTCTGCACGCGTCAATCCCCATTATCAATGGCTTGACCGATCTGTACCATCCTTGTCAGGCTTTGGCTGATCTGCTGACGATCTGGGAGCATAAAGGCAAGCTGAAGGGAGTCAAGCTCGCTTATGTAGGAGACGGCAACAACGTGGCGAACTCACTGGTACTGGGCGCAGCTCTGCTAGGCCTTGATGTGCGGGTGGCGACTCCAGCAGGCTACGAAATGGATGCCACTATTGTCGCAAAAGCTAGAGGGTACGCGAAACAAAGCGGTGGAAGCATGATGGTGACCACTGATCCGATAGAGGCTGTCATGGGGGCAGATGCTGTATACACGGACGTTTGGACTAGTATGGGTTTTGAGGAAGAAAATGAGGTGCGTTTGAAAGCTTTTGCTGACTATCAAGTGAACGAAAAATTAGTAGCAGCGGCAGATCGTAATTATCTCTTCTTGCACTGCTTGCCAGCACATCGTGGGGAAGAAGTGACAAGCGGGGTCATCGACGGATCGCGCTCTGTCATTTTTGATCAGGCTGAAAATAGATTGCACGCACAAAAGGCGATTTTGGCGGCGCTGGTATGAACATAGTTCTAGTTAAATGGAACTATTTGTAATTAAATCGAATAGACTATGAATCTATGATTGCCGAATTTTGTCATTTATGTGTAAAATAAAGGTAGGAAAGAAGCGAAGAAGTACGGACTGTATCTGGTCGCTTGGTCCGTATGGAGCCAGTAGCGAATCCAACTTTTTCCGTAATGGAAAAGGAAAGGGGAGCAGGGGCTGTACTTGGTCGCTTGGCCTCTGCATCACGGACAGTAGCGAAGCCAGCTTTCTCCACTATGCCTGAAGGGGGGAAAAGAAAATGAAAAAATGGTTCGCGGCAATTATGATGGTGGTAGCAATCGTAGCAGCTACTTCTGCAAACTACAACATTGGGTAATATTGGATACGAATAAAACACCGCTTGTAACAAGAGTGGTGTTTTTCTCTAATATTTTGGGGGAATACCTTTATGCTACTTGATGTGATTGGTTTATCGTTTGTAATTGCTCTATTAAGAGGAGGAAGGATTAAAGAGTTTCCGAAGTTTCATAAACTCTCTCTGCTCTTTATTAGTATAGCCCTACAAGCTCTTTCAGCGCTCTATCCCCCGGCAGGAGGGATATTCGTATCAATCTCTTATGTATTCATACTAGCCTTTCTATTGTTCAATCGCCAATCTGAGGATATACGTATCTTCATGATGGGCTGGTTTTTGAATTCATTGGCTATTTGGACAAACAATGGAAGAATGCCGATTGATTTGGAACAAGCGAAAAAGCTGCCTTACGATCTTACTCCGGTTATCAATGGGACGAATTTTAAACACAGTATTTTGACTGAGAGTACAAATTTGCCGTTTTTAACAGATGTCATCTACATGCCTTCCATTATTCCAAGGGTAATCAGCATAGGCGATATTTTTATTATGCTAGGTGCGTTTTTATTAGTACAACGCTTAATGAATAAGCCAATCTCACTATTACAACTTCGAGAAGGAAAAAACTATGCAACGAAAAGTTGAGTTTGGATCAACAATGAAAAAAATAGTGGTGACTTGGATTTTTCCACTAGCGGCGTTAGTGATTTTTTATGATTCGTTGTCTGATTGGGAGCCAAGAGAGCATTGGGGAGTTTTGTTTGCGTATACATTACTCACCATCTTTTCTACGTTCGCTCCTATACGGACGTTGAACACCATATTGACACTAAACAATGCAGTTATTTTTTCTGGTATTCTCCTCTTTGGGGCCTGGGTAGGTGTTTGGTCGGCCGTTGTTGAAACGTTGATACTGGCGTTTCTAATCAGGGCCAACCCGATAAAGGCTTTGGCAAATATTGGACAGCTGGTGCTAACGATTTGGTTTGTCGATCTCTTCAAAAACTCTATAGGCAATGTACCAGCTTCCACGATGATAACGGATCTACTTTTAGCTGTATCGTATTGGTTTATTAATATAATCCTATGTGGTTTAGGGATTTCTTACTTTTTTAAGACGAACTGGTTTACAACCGTTCAGAAAATGGCAAAAGGAACAACGCTCACATACCTTTTGCTCATGGTAATGGTGGGAATCGGATCTCGGCTGTTTGAGACATATGGATTATACACATTAGTTCCCATGATGGCTGCTTTTATCACGATGAGTTTTGTATTCCATCAATATTACGATAGTATGAATAAGCTCCAACAAAAAGTGGAAGAAGTCAAAACATTCAACCATAAGTTTTTGACTGCCATGGCGGCTTCTATTGATGCGCGTGATCGTTACACGAGTGGTCATTCCCAACGAGTGGCTCACTGGGGAAGAGAAATTGCCAAGGATATTGGTTTGTCTGCTACAAAAGTGGAAGAAATTTATGTTGGCGGTCTTTTGCACGACATTGGAAAAATCGGCATCGAAGACGAAATTCTCAATAAAAAAGGAAAGCTGACCCCGGAAGAGTATGACAAGATCAAGCAGCACACGGTCATTGGCTACGAAATTATTTTGCAAGCAGGGATGTTCAATGAATTGCTTCCTGCGATCCGTTCCCATCATGAACGAATAGATGGAAGGGGATATCCGGATGGTTTAGCCGGGGATGAGATTCCACTGATGGCGAGAATTTTAGCCATTTCAGACGCTTTTGATGCGATGGTCGCGGACAGGCCATATCGAAAAGGTTTGCCTGTGGAGGAAGCGCTTCAAGAAATCAGAAGGGGCTCTGGTACCCAATTTGATCCGATATTGGCGGAGCATTTTATCAGAATCGTTCAGCGACTGCCGTACGAAGAGTTGCAAAGCATTATCGGTATAGAGTCCATCCCACAAAAACAGTTACAGGAGGCAATAAGATGAGGTGCCCCTTGTAACTGTTTTTATTCGTTTACGACCAGATGCGGACGAGCTCTCTGGTTTCTAAATGGCAGGTAAGCTTGAATACATCTGGATTGCTTAATTTCTCCCAATCGTGAAAGCCAAAGCGGTCATCCATTGATTTCATGAGCAAGGCCAGCAGGCATCCGTGGCTAACAAGGACGATATCTTTATGCTCGTCTGCCAAAATCTCAGTGAGCAACGAATTTGCCCGGTTGATAGCAGTGAGACTGGATTCGCCTCCTTCGAGTTCAAGCGTCAGGTCATCGAACGTATCGCGTAATCGCTCGAACCAATCCTCACGTGGTACTCCGCTAAGGACGCGCTCGATCAAACGCGTGTCTTCTTCAACCACGATGCCACGCTCCTGTGCAAGAGGCCGGATGGTAGCAATCGCTCGATGATACGGACTCGAAATGATTCGATCAATGGGGGAGGCTGTGAAGAAGGTGGCAAGCTCCCGAGCTTGCACTTCTCCCTTTTCCGTAAGCAGGGCTTCGGGTTCTTGGCCAGCAGCCTGACAATGACGTACCAAATAAATTGTTTTCATAATCCCTCCAGCGGAACTTCTTCTCTGTAATTCCTCCTTTCACTCATTCTCTATCTTGGACAAGTTTCCCTTTCAACCTTGCAACCTTGCAACATTTATGCATAAACGGATGATGAGTATGCATAAAAGCAAGATGCGCTTTATGCGAGAAATGTATAACCTCTTATGCATCCCTGTTTTTGTCTGCGAATTCACAAAAAATATACAAGAAAAATAGTTGTATTTTTATTAGTTCGTTTGTATAATTACTCGCATGAGAGAAACTTCGAAACGGGGAGAGAGAATGATGGCAAAAGATAAAATTGTGTTGGCCTATTCAGGCGGTTTAGATACATCGGTAGCAATTAAATGGCTGCAAGATACGTATAACTACGATGTCATTGCAGTTGCATTGGATGTAGGGGAAGGGAAAGACCTCGATTTCGTACAGAAAAAAGCATTGCAGGTAGGGGCGTTGAAATCAATCGTAGTGGATGCAAAGGATGCATTCGCAGAGGAATTCGTATTGCCAGCTCTGAAGGCAAACGCCATGTACGAAGGCAAATATCCATTGGTGTCTGCACTGTCGCGTTACCTGATTTCGCGCGTGCTGGTTGAAATCGCAGAAAAAGAAGGTGCGGTAGCTGTCGCACACGGTTGCACAGGAAAAGGAAACGACCAGGTACGTTTCGATGTTTCCTTTACAGCGCTGAACCCGGATATCCAAATCGTGGCGCCGGTGCGGGAATGGGGCTGGACGCGTGACGAAGAGATCGAATATGCGAAAAAGAACAATATCCCGATCCCAATCGATCTGGACAATCCATATAGCATCGACCAAAACCTCTGGGGCAGAAGCTGTGAGTGTGGTGTTCTGGAAGATCCATGGGCAGCTCCTCCAGAAGGTGCATACGATCTGACGAAGTCGATCATGGATGCTCCAGACGAGGCAGAAGAAATCGAAATCACGTTCGTACAAGGGAAGCCAATCGCATTGAACGGCGAAGAGCTCCCACTGGCTGAGCTGATCCTCAAGCTGAACAAAATCGCTGGAAACCATGGCGTAGGCCGTATCGACCATGTGGAAAACCGTTTGGTGGGCATCAAATCTCGCGAAGTTTACGAGACACCGGCTGCGACTACCTTGATTTTGGCTCACCGTGAGCTGGAATTCTTGACGCAACCTCGTGAGGTCGCTCAATTCAAACCAATTGTCGAGCAAAAACTGGCGCAAGTGATTTACGAGGGTCTCTGGTATTCGCCCATTCGCAATGCTGTCCAGGCATTCATTGAAGAAACGCAAAAACACGTATCGGGTGTCGTACGCGTGAAGCTGCACAAAGGACATGCGATCGTTGTGGGTCGCACCTCTGCATCGTCTCTCTACAGCCATGAGCTGGCGACTTACAATGCAGGAGATCAATTCGACCACAAAGCAGCACTTGGTTTCATCAAGCTGTGGGGTCTGCCTACCAAAGTATACGCACAGGTAAACGAGGGTGTCCTGCACGAAAATAAAAACACCGCGATTAAGATTTTGGATGAAAAGGATGCGATTAAGCAATGAAACTCTGGGGAGGACGCTTCACGAAGCCGACAAATCAACTCGTAGAAGAGTATACCGCTTCTATTTCTTTCGACCAGAAAATGTGGCGACAGGACATCGTTGGAAGCCTGGCTCATGTTGCCATGTTGGGCAAGTGCGGTATCCTGCCGATGGAGGAAGTAAGACAGATCATTGCTGGTTTGAAAAAAGTAAAAGAGAAAATTGAGCGCGGGCAAGCTGAGTTTCTCGTTGCGCACGAAGATGTGCATATGAATATTGAAAAGATGCTGATTGAAGAGATCGGTCCGTTGGGGGGCAAACTCCACACCGGCCGTAGCCGCAATGATCAGGTTGCGTTGGATATGCACCTGTACCTCAGAGAAAAGCTGATGGAGATTATCCAATTGGCGATGTATTTGCAAGAGGCATTGCTTGAGAAAGCGAGCCAGCATCTCGATACCGTCATGCCAGGCTATACACATTTGCAGCGTGCGCAACCAGTATTGTTTGGCTATCACCTGATGGCGTATGTGTCCATGCTGCAACGTGATATCGAACGGATGACCGAGACGTGGAAGCGTGTAAATGTGCTGCCGCTGGGCGCTGGTGCCCTCGCAGGTACGACATTCCCGATCGACCGCAGTTTTGTAGCGGAATTGCTGCAATTTGACGGTATCTATCAAAACAGCATGGATGCAGTGAGTGATCGCGACTTCATCGTCGAATTTTTGGCAGACGGCTCTTTGGTCATGACCCATCTTTCCCGTCTGTGCGAAGAGCTCGTCATCTGGAGCAGTCAGGAATTCTCCTTTGTGGAGCTAGACGACGCATTTTGCACGGGGTCCAGTATCATGCCGCAAAAGAAAAATCCTGATGTGGCTGAGCTAGTTCGCGGAAAAACAGGGCGTGTTTACGGCAATCTGTTTGGATTGTTGACCGTATTGAAAGGTTTGCCGCTGGCGTACAACAAGGACATGCAAGAAGATAAAGAGGGCATGTTCGATACGGTAGCTACCATTCATGGTGCACTGGCGTTGCTCACACCGATGATTAAGACGATGCAAGTCAAAGCAGATCGCATGCGTCAAGCAGTTACCAACGATTTTTCCAATGCGACAGACTTGGCAGATTACTTGGTTCGCAAAGACATGCCGTTCCGGCAGGCGCATGAAGTCGTAGGGAGAACCGTCTTGTACTGCATCGAGCAGCAAAAATATCTTCTTGATCTGACCTTGGAAGAATTCCAAAGCTTCTCAGAGGCTATTGGGGCAGATGTGTATGACGCTCTAGCTGTTGAGACCGTTGTCAATGCACGCAACGTGCTGGGTGGGACCGCTCGCAATCAGGTAGAAGTCCAAATGGATTGGTACCGCAAGCGACTGGTAGAAACACATGCTTGGGTAGATAAAAACAGTCAAAAGGTCATGATTGAATCCTTGATCGATGTCGGTTCACCTGCATAAATACGGACATGTAGGAATAGCAAAAACCCCAAGGCTTTGGGGTTTTTTGCGTTCCATCCTTATCTACCGACTATTTTCGAATCAAAGCCTAATGCGGTTGCGTACGCAAGAGGCAACTCCATGCGGGCTGTCTTTAAAGGATCGACGACCTGACAGATACGCAAATCTCCCGCAGCGGAGAGCAGGAAGGTGGCTTCGGCCTTTTCTACGCCCAGCTCTTCGTGTAGAAATTGTACCATGTTGATGACCGCTCGATCTGCAGCCTTGTCCAGCTCTTTTTCTGACGCAATCGTGATCAGGTGTTCTTGGTTGACTGCCATCGGTAACGGCCATTGCTTTCCTTTTATTACATCGAGCTTTACGGTTACTTCCCCAGCTATTTCTACACCACATACCGCTACTTCACCGTCAGCCATTGCGGCATGAAGGTCACCTAGGGCAAATAATGCGCCGGGAACATTTACGGGTAAAAGCAATGTAGTACCTTCACGCATTTGCTTGCAGTCCATGTTGCCGCCGTGATCGCCTGGGGTACCGCATGAAATGGCTGCTTCGGCAGGAGCTGTTCCAATTACGCCAATCATGGGATTGATCGGAACCTGAAGCTTGTCTGACAAGACAGCTTTTCCATCTTGTATCGGAATCATTTTGATCACATTTTCATGCAGGTCGAATCCCATTACACCCAGTTCTGGTCCACTAACCATTACGCCTTGGTTTTTAATCTCAATTTTCTGAATATGAATAACCAAAATATCGCCTGGTTCTGTTCCTTCTATATAAATAGGGCCGGAAGCAGGGTTGATCCGATTCCAGTCAAGCTCATGAAACACGGTGTCAGCTGATTGGATTTGGTCATTGAAGCAATCGCAGGTTTCAAACGTTACGATACTGCCTGCTTCTACCTTCAAGACCGGCTCATTCTCAGGAGACATGGCATAAATCACGTCCTGCTTTTTTACTCTGTACATGGTTGCAGTCCTCCAGTCCATTTCGGAACTTACCTATATTTCTTTATCATAGCATGAAATGCCAAAGCGGGGAGCAATCATGCAAGAGAGCTACAAGATCCGTCCCCGTCAACTATTGATGCTCGTTACCCTGGTTACCATTGGGGACTCCGTTCTCGTACTGTCCGGTGCCGGCCTTTCTTTTTTCAGAGCTGGTCATTTTTATGGCGGTTCTTCCGTTTGTCTCGCCCATCCAAAAACGGATGAGATATTTTTTCTGGGTACGTTGCTTGGGGGAATTGTGCTGTTCATCATCATGTTGATGTGCATCCTTGTTTTGGGGGCAGACCAGACTGCGCGGCATTTTTATCAGACCTATGTTCTCATCAAACAGCTGAAGCTCGGGGATTTCATTCAGCGGCTAGAGGCGATTATTGCGGTGATCTGGTTTATCGCGGTGAGCTACTTATAGCTTCGGTGTACCGTTGGTGCTTCTGTGTGGGTATGCCATTCGCAAAAGGGTCCTGGGTCAGAAATCTCAAGCTTAATCCGTAGCGAAAGGTCTTCATGTAAGATTTATGGCTCGTCCATTTGTACCACTTGTTTTCGGTTGAAAAGCGATGTAGTCTTCATCCTGATAATCCCAGAGGTATCCTTGCGCGACATCCCCGATCCCTAGAACAAATCGATTTGCATCGCGTTGACCCCATTTGTCATTACTATGTTCATTTGTTTCTGTTTCCCAATACGATGCAGCAAATACAGAGGATGCTACTGTCAATACCAATGATGATAATTGTAAATATATAATTTAACATTATTTCCTGATAAATGACAAAAACAGAAGCAACTGATTAGTTATATAATCAATTGCTTCCAACAGTCGATTGATTGGATGTTTTACAAACTTAATCGAAGAATCTGTGCCACATCGTCACTCGTCAACGTCTTAAACTGGCCAATCGGACCAAAGGGAGTGGCCTTTTCGGCCATGAGCTGCAAGTGCTCATCGGTGATGGCGTAATCAGCCAATCGGGTCGGGGCACCGATCTGCGCAAAGAAAGCTTCTGTAGCGGCAATCCCTTCCAAAGCGATCTCATTATCTGTCTTGCCGGAAGGATCGACATTCCATACCTCTGTTGCGAAGCGAACGAAGCGCGCGACGTTTTCATGGTACACATAGCGCATCCATTTCGGGAAAATGATCGCCAGACCGCCACCGTGCGGGATGTCGTAAACAGCACTGACAGCATGTTCGATGGAGTGGGTTGCCCAGTCAGTTGTGACGCCAACCGGGAGAGTGCCGTTCAATGCCATTGTTCCGCAGTACAGGATGTTGGCGCGGGCATCGTAGTCTTCGGGATCGGTGAGGACGCGTTCTGCATTTTCGATGACGCTCTTCATGATCGACTCGGCAAAACGTGTTTGCAATGGAATTTCGGTTGTATGTGTGAAATACTGCTCGAATACATGGGACAAAATGTCGCTGATTCCGTAGATCGTTTGATCGCGAGGTACGCTAAACGTATGCTCAGGATCTAAAATCGAAAACGTCGGAAACGTTGTGCCAGCGCCATGCTTTTCTTGTGTCTCCCAGTTAGTGACGACACTTCCCCGGTTCATTTCAGAACCAGTAGCAGCAAGTGTCAGTACGGTACCGAGGGGCAGAGCTTCTTGGGCGATCGCTTTACGGGTATAAAAATCCCATACATCTCCCTCGTAAGGCACACCAATCGCGACTGCTTTGGCCGCGTCGATTACACTGCCACCACCTACAGCGAGTATCCAATGGACGCCCTCTTTGCGGCATAGTTCAATTCCTTTGTTCACGGTACTCAGACGTGGATTTGGCTCCACTCCTGCCAACTCATGCACGCGGCAGCCTGCAGACTGGAGGAGAGAAATCACTTTGTCGTAAAGACCGGTTCGCCCTATACTGCCACCACCATATACCAAAAGAACAGTGGGACCTAGCTGTCTTGCTTTTTCCTCGAGCTGGGCCAATTGACCCCGTCCAAAAATCAGTTGTGTCGGGTTATGGTAAATAAAATTTTCCACGGTATAACCAGCTCCTTTTTTTATCATGTCCTCTTGTCACACTCATTGTAGCCAACTGTTTTCAAGGAAGCTAGGCGGGAATGTGTAATCTTATTTTCTCCCTAATTCGTTACAGTTGTTAACAAGCGAAGCTGTTTCGACAAGAAATGAGAGATTTAGTGGATACCATCCTTGAATCGTGGTGGTATAATGGATAAGATGGGAAATCCCACTGTTTTTCAGCAAGGTATGGCAGCGGTTGCTAGTGGGTAGAGGGGTTTTGTCGATTTTTACGCAAACAAAAATTCAAGATCAAGATACATAGAGAAGGATCTGACGAAGTAGGATGTGATTGGTTTGATCGAAATGTTCGATGTGTGGAAAACATACCCGAATGGAACGAATGCTTTGAAAGGTATCAACATTCGGATTGAGAAAGGTGAATTTGTGTACGTAGTAGGCCCCAGTGGAGCGGGTAAATCTACGTTTATCAAGTTGATGTACCGTGAAGAGAAGCCTTCGAAAGGGCAAATCTTCTTGGGTGGATTCAATGTCAGCAGAATTAAGGAGCGCCAAATTCCAGTGGTTCGCCGTAGTATCGGTGTCGTATTCCAAGACTTCAAGCTGTTGCCGACACTGACTGTTTTCGAAAACGTGGCATTTGCCATGGAAGTAATCGAGAGCAATCCAAAACAAATCAAGCCGCGCGTGATGGATGTTTTGGGACTCGTGAAGCTGAAGCATAAAGCGAAAATGCTGCCAAATGAGCTGTCTGGCGGTGAACAGCAACGGGTTGCCTTGGCGCGAGCATTGGTGAATAGCCCCGGAATTATCATTGCGGATGAGCCGACGGGGAATTTGGACCCAGAGACCTCTTGGGAAATCATGAAGCTATTTGAAGAAATCAATCAGCGAGGAACCACAGTCGTAATGGCTACCCACAACCGAGAGATTGTAAACACGATGAGAAAACGGGTTATTGCGATTGAAGCAGGACAAATCGCCCGTGATGAGCAGAGAGGGGAATACGGTTATGAAGATTAGGACGCTGG
The window above is part of the Brevibacillus antibioticus genome. Proteins encoded here:
- the argH gene encoding argininosuccinate lyase yields the protein MKLWGGRFTKPTNQLVEEYTASISFDQKMWRQDIVGSLAHVAMLGKCGILPMEEVRQIIAGLKKVKEKIERGQAEFLVAHEDVHMNIEKMLIEEIGPLGGKLHTGRSRNDQVALDMHLYLREKLMEIIQLAMYLQEALLEKASQHLDTVMPGYTHLQRAQPVLFGYHLMAYVSMLQRDIERMTETWKRVNVLPLGAGALAGTTFPIDRSFVAELLQFDGIYQNSMDAVSDRDFIVEFLADGSLVMTHLSRLCEELVIWSSQEFSFVELDDAFCTGSSIMPQKKNPDVAELVRGKTGRVYGNLFGLLTVLKGLPLAYNKDMQEDKEGMFDTVATIHGALALLTPMIKTMQVKADRMRQAVTNDFSNATDLADYLVRKDMPFRQAHEVVGRTVLYCIEQQKYLLDLTLEEFQSFSEAIGADVYDALAVETVVNARNVLGGTARNQVEVQMDWYRKRLVETHAWVDKNSQKVMIESLIDVGSPA
- a CDS encoding GerAB/ArcD/ProY family transporter, whose translation is MQESYKIRPRQLLMLVTLVTIGDSVLVLSGAGLSFFRAGHFYGGSSVCLAHPKTDEIFFLGTLLGGIVLFIIMLMCILVLGADQTARHFYQTYVLIKQLKLGDFIQRLEAIIAVIWFIAVSYL
- a CDS encoding argininosuccinate synthase, with amino-acid sequence MAKDKIVLAYSGGLDTSVAIKWLQDTYNYDVIAVALDVGEGKDLDFVQKKALQVGALKSIVVDAKDAFAEEFVLPALKANAMYEGKYPLVSALSRYLISRVLVEIAEKEGAVAVAHGCTGKGNDQVRFDVSFTALNPDIQIVAPVREWGWTRDEEIEYAKKNNIPIPIDLDNPYSIDQNLWGRSCECGVLEDPWAAPPEGAYDLTKSIMDAPDEAEEIEITFVQGKPIALNGEELPLAELILKLNKIAGNHGVGRIDHVENRLVGIKSREVYETPAATTLILAHRELEFLTQPREVAQFKPIVEQKLAQVIYEGLWYSPIRNAVQAFIEETQKHVSGVVRVKLHKGHAIVVGRTSASSLYSHELATYNAGDQFDHKAALGFIKLWGLPTKVYAQVNEGVLHENKNTAIKILDEKDAIKQ
- the ftsE gene encoding cell division ATP-binding protein FtsE → MIEMFDVWKTYPNGTNALKGINIRIEKGEFVYVVGPSGAGKSTFIKLMYREEKPSKGQIFLGGFNVSRIKERQIPVVRRSIGVVFQDFKLLPTLTVFENVAFAMEVIESNPKQIKPRVMDVLGLVKLKHKAKMLPNELSGGEQQRVALARALVNSPGIIIADEPTGNLDPETSWEIMKLFEEINQRGTTVVMATHNREIVNTMRKRVIAIEAGQIARDEQRGEYGYED
- a CDS encoding iron-containing alcohol dehydrogenase — encoded protein: MENFIYHNPTQLIFGRGQLAQLEEKARQLGPTVLLVYGGGSIGRTGLYDKVISLLQSAGCRVHELAGVEPNPRLSTVNKGIELCRKEGVHWILAVGGGSVIDAAKAVAIGVPYEGDVWDFYTRKAIAQEALPLGTVLTLAATGSEMNRGSVVTNWETQEKHGAGTTFPTFSILDPEHTFSVPRDQTIYGISDILSHVFEQYFTHTTEIPLQTRFAESIMKSVIENAERVLTDPEDYDARANILYCGTMALNGTLPVGVTTDWATHSIEHAVSAVYDIPHGGGLAIIFPKWMRYVYHENVARFVRFATEVWNVDPSGKTDNEIALEGIAATEAFFAQIGAPTRLADYAITDEHLQLMAEKATPFGPIGQFKTLTSDDVAQILRLSL
- a CDS encoding acetamidase/formamidase family protein, whose amino-acid sequence is MYRVKKQDVIYAMSPENEPVLKVEAGSIVTFETCDCFNDQIQSADTVFHELDWNRINPASGPIYIEGTEPGDILVIHIQKIEIKNQGVMVSGPELGVMGFDLHENVIKMIPIQDGKAVLSDKLQVPINPMIGVIGTAPAEAAISCGTPGDHGGNMDCKQMREGTTLLLPVNVPGALFALGDLHAAMADGEVAVCGVEIAGEVTVKLDVIKGKQWPLPMAVNQEHLITIASEKELDKAADRAVINMVQFLHEELGVEKAEATFLLSAAGDLRICQVVDPLKTARMELPLAYATALGFDSKIVGR